The stretch of DNA TTTGCCAAGGACCGGCTGATGCCGCCAGTGCAACGTGGCGACCTTTTGGCCATTATGACCGCCGGCGCCTACGGCTACGTTTTGGCGAGCACCTACAACCAGCGGATGAAGCCTGCCGAGGTCCTGGTGGACGGCACCTCGCACCAGCTCATCCGGGAGAGAAGCTGGTGAGACCGCCCCAGAGACGAACTGGGGCCGCTCGCGGCTGGGACGAGACGTGCAGCACGGCCGCGGGCCGCTTGTCCGAGGTGGAGAGCCTCCGACGCGCACGCAACTCCTCCCGCTGCCCAAGAGGGTAGAGCGCAATGCGCCTGCGTTTCGTAAAGATCTCGGCCACGGGTAACGATTTCGCCGTGTTCGACAACCGGCAAGGGTACTTGGACCCGGGACGTCACAGGGCATGGCTTAGTTGGTTGTGCCAGCGCCGCATTGCCGTGGGCGCCGATGGGGTGATCTTGGTGCAGGCCAGCGAGGCGGCGGATTTTGCTTACGTGCACATCAATGCCGACGGCAGCATTGCCGAGATGTGCGGCAACGGCTCGAGGGCGGTGGCCTTCTTTGCCCATCAGGAGGGGATCGCCAGCTCCCCCATGCGCTTTGAGATTGGCGGCCGCATCTACACGGCATGGGTCGAAGGAAGGTCGGTGACGACCCAGTTCGTGCAGCCTTTTCCGCCGCGCCTTGAACTGGGAGTCGCCAGTGAGCCGTTCCTGCGCGAAGGAGGGTTCGTCGACACGGGTGTCCCGCACTATGTGCTCTTTGTCGAGTCCGTGGAAGGCATCGACGTAGTCGGCCTCGGCCGCACGTACCGGCA from Calditrichota bacterium encodes:
- a CDS encoding diaminopimelate epimerase, whose product is MRLRFVKISATGNDFAVFDNRQGYLDPGRHRAWLSWLCQRRIAVGADGVILVQASEAADFAYVHINADGSIAEMCGNGSRAVAFFAHQEGIASSPMRFEIGGRIYTAWVEGRSVTTQFVQPFPPRLELGVASEPFLREGGFVDTGVPHYVLFVESVEGIDVVGLGRTYR